Within the Jatrophihabitans sp. genome, the region GGCATCCCGGCGCAGCTGCGGGTCAGCGCGGGCGCCACCAGGCAGGCTGCGCAGGTGATGCCGCTGCGGCTGCGCGGCGCGCTGCGGGTGGCCGCCACCGGCCAGCAGCCCGCTGGCGCGGCGGCGAGCGCCGTCCGGATCGACTCGCTGCTGCAGGGCAGCGCCCGGTTCGACCTGCGGGTGAGCCAGCCGGGAAAGGTGGCGCTGGAGCTGACCGCGGTGCCGGCCCTGGACCCGCGCCCCCTCACCCCGCCGCGCGGGGCGGCCTCGTGGTCGGCATGGGCCGGTTCCGATCCGCCGATCGCCGAACGCCGGTCTGCGCTCGACGCCCTGGTGCAGGCCGCGGCGACGGGCTCGCGGGCCTCGGCCTACAGCCCCTACCTCGGCTCACAGCTGGAGCCCCGGGGCCGCACCGCGTTCCGTTACATGCTCGCCACCACCCGCCCGGTGACCGCCGAACCCGCTCGGCTGACCCCGCGTCCGGTGCCGATCGGGCTGACCGTGCTGGGCGCGCTGGCGCTGCTCGGCTCCGGCGCGGTGCTGTGGCGCAGATCCTGAGCGACTCAGCCCGGTCCCAGCAATGCTTGGCGGACCGCGGGATCGGCCCGCACCGAGGCGGCCTCGCCGGTGGCCAGCACCCGCCCGGCGTCCAAGACGGTGACCTGATCGGCCACCGCCGCGACCAGCCGCAGGTCGTGCTCGACGATCAGGACGGCCGCGCCGCCGTCGGCCAGGTCGCGCAGCACCCGTCGCAGCACGCCGCGCTCGGCGGCGGTCATCCCCGCGGCCGGCTCGTCGAACAGCAACACCGGCGCTCCGGTGGCCACCGCGCGGGCCAGCTGCAGCAACTGCCGCTCGCCGGTGGTCAGCCTCGCCGGATCCAGGTCGGCGATCCAGCCCAGGCCCAGCACGTTCAGGACTCCGGCGGCGGTGGCTCGAAGCTGGTCGGTCTGCAACCGTGACCGGGGGGTGCCGAACAGGTGGCGCACCACGGCCTGTGGCCAGACCGCGCCGCCGCGGGCTCCCAGGGCGACCTCCTGGGCGGTGCTGAGCCCGGCAAGCACGCTGGCCTGCTGCGGCGTGCGCACCACGCCGGCCCGCACCCGGTCGGGCGCCGAGCGGGCGCGTCGCGGCACGCCGTCGAGCCGGACCGAGCCGGCGTCCAGGTCACCGGCCAGCACCGCGAGCAGGGTGGACTTTCCGCTGCCGTTCGGGCCGATCAGCGCGTGCACCTGGCCGCCGCGCAAGGTGAGGCTGACATCGTCCAGCGCGGTCACCCCGGCGTAGGACACGCTCGCGTGGTCCAGTTCCAGGCGCACCCCGGGCCTGATCCGCGGGGGCGCCGGCTCGGCCGAAGGCGGCCATCCCCGCATCGGCGATCCGGCAGGCCGGCGAGCCAGCGCGGCGACCACCGCGAGCAGCAACAGCGCCGTCAGCACAGCCCGCCAGGGCGCGCCGGCCAGGACCCCCGGGCCGGTCAGGGAGAGCGGCCCACCCGGCAGCATCGCGAGCACCGCGACCCCCAGCACCGGGCTGAACCACGGCGCCGCTCCGCCCAGCAGCACCCCGCCCAGCAGCACCGCGGCCAGCAACTCCAGCGACAGCAGCGGGCTGACGTCCGCGGGCGAGATAACCCCGAGCAGCACCGTGGACCCGACGCCGGCGACCCCGCCGAAGGCGGCCGTGGCAGTGATCACCGCCCGGCGGCGGGCCGCGACCGCGATCCCCAGCGAGGCGGTGAGTTCGGGTGACTCACGTAGCCCGGTCAGATCCAGGGCGGCCGGTCCGCGCCCGAGCCGGTACAGGGCAGCCAGCACCAGCAGGCAGGTTCCGGCAGCCAGGCCGAGGTTGATCCGGTCGGTGAGCGTCAGCTGGATTCCCAGGGTGCGCGAGACCAGCTCCGGCGGCGCCGAACGGGTGATCCCCTCGGCCCCGCCGAACAGCTCGGGAAAGGCGATCAGCACCCGCTGGGCCAGCCACGCCAGCGTCCAGGTCGCCAGCGCGACGTAGCCGCCGTCCAGCCGGGCCGTCCCCAGCGCGGTGAGGTAGCCGGCGGCCGCGGCCAGCAGCACCGCCAGCCCGGCCGCCACGCCCAGCGGCAGCCCGGCGCCGCCCGGGCCCAGCAGCGCCACCCCGTAACCGCCCACCGCCACGAACGCGCTCTGCCCGAGCATCGGCACCCCGGCATAGCGCACCGACAGGGCCAGGCCCAGTGCCGCGACCAGCAGCCACAGCGCCTGGGCCAGCCCGAGGACGCTCACCTGCCGGCTGTCGAAGACGCTCGGGCGGCTGAGGACGTACGAGACGTTCGAGCCAGTGACAGCGCTTGGGCCCGTCCCACCGGAGGCCGCAGGACCAGCACCGCCAGCAGCAGGACCAGCGGCGCCAGGTCGTAGAAGCCGGTGCCGAAGGCGTAGCCGGCCAGCGCCTGGACGGTTCCCACCACCAACCCGGCGGCCAGGGCTCCGCGCAAGGACCCGACTCCCCCGAGCACTGCCGCGGCCGCGGCGTACAAGCCGAGCAGGGCGCCGTCATCGACTGACAGCGCGCGCCCGGGCGCGGCCAGCACGCCGGCCAGCCCGGCCAGCAGCCCGGCCACCAGAAAGGCTCCGAACACCACCCGCCGGGCGGACACTCCGCACAGCGCCGCGCCGACCTGGTCATCGGCCACCGCCCGCAGCGACATCCCGAAGCGCGACCGGACCAGTACCGCCTCGACCAGCAGGCCCACGGCCAACCCGATGGCCAGCACGCACACCGCGCGAACCGTGACCGTGCTGCCGCCCGGCAGCCGCAGCAGGCCACCGGGAGTCAGCGCGTCGATGCGCAGCGGGTCGGGAAGCGCATAGGCCTGCTGCGGAAGGAAGAACCCGAGCACCGCGCGCAGCAGCAGGCCCGCGGCCAGGCCGCCGGCGATCCAGCTCAACGGGCTGAGCCGGCGGCGGGCGCCGTCCGGACCGCTCAGGTGCGGCAGCACCACCAGGCCGGCCACCAGACCCGAGAGCAGCACGCCGGCGGCCAAGCTCAGCAGCACCAGCACGATCGAGGGCGCCGCGCCCAGCCGCGCGGCGGTGGGGGTCTGCCCGACAACCGCCAGGACAGCGATGAAGATCGCGCCGACCGCGATGTCCCCGTGCGCGAAAGGCAGTATTCGGGCCGTTCCCGCGACCAGTGAGAACCCGAGCGCCACCAGTCCCAGCACGGCGCCCTGCGCCAGGCCGGCCAGCACGACCTGCAACAGGACGCCGGAAACCATGCTGCCAACCTACAGCCAGACAATGTGTGACGAACCGTTTCACAGGCCACCCGGGTGTATCCGCTAGTGCAGTGAGCGGTGCAACGGAGGCAGTCACCATGATGAGCCCCTTTCCAGCAGTGGAGATTCAACTGGCATGCGCAACTCGGGGCGTGCGCAAAGAAGAAAGGTGAACGTGGCATGAGCGTGGATTCGTCGCAGGCCATCGAGGAGCTTCCCAAGGAATTCATGCAGAACCCGTACGAGATCCTTGCCCGGCTCCGCGCGGCAGGACCCGCCCACCCGGTGGTGTTCCCGCACGGCGCCAAGGTCTGGTTGGTGACTCGTTACGCCGACGTCCGCCAGTTGCTGACCGACCCGCGGGTGAGCAAGGACGGCCTGCGGGCCAACGAGTTGTTCGCCCGGCATTCGGGCATGGAGACCGATGAGGACGAGCCGGGCAGCATCGGCGTCAACGACGAGCTGACCCGGCACATGCTCAACAGCGACCCGCCGCGGCACACCCGGCTGCGCTCGCTGGTGAACCAGGGGCTGACCCCGAAGCGGATGGAGGATTCCCGTCCACGACTCGAGCGGGCGGCCGACGAGCTGCTCGACGCCCTCGATGACGGCCGGCCGGTGGTGGACCTGGTCGCCGAGTTCACCAAGCCGATGACGATCACCACCATCTGCGACGTGCTCGGCGTGCCGCCGCAGGACAAGCCGCTGTTCCATCGCTGGGCGGCCGAGCTGGTCGGCGCCGGTCAGCCCGCCGCGGTGGTCGAGGCCGCGTCCAACAACATCATCGAGTACGCCAAGGCGAGCATCGAGTCCAAGCGGGTCACTCCCGACGATGACATGCTGAGCGCCCTGGTGCGGGGCCGGGAGGTCGGTGACCGGCTCACCTCCGACGAGCTGGTGGGGATGTTCTTCCTGCTCACGATGGCCGGCCACGTCACCTCGATGCACAGCCTCACCAACGCCATCCACAGCCTGCTGACCCACCCGGATGAGCTGGCCAAGCTGCGCGCGGACATGTCGCTGATGCGGGTGGCCGTCGATGAGCTGCTGCGCTTCGACAGCGGCGTCGCGGTGGGGACCTTCCGGTTCACCAAGGAGGCGATCACCCTCGGCGAGGTGACCATCCCGGCCGGGGAAATCCTTGCGCTGTCGATGCATTCGGCCCATCGTGACAGCAGCAGGTACCCCGATGCCGACCGGTTGGACATCAACCGGTGTCCGCACTCCACCCTCAGCTTCGGGCACGGCACCCACTACTGCGTCGGCGCGCCGCTGGCCAAGATCCAGCTCGAGGTCTCGCTGACCAAGCTGCTGACCCGGTTCCCTGATCTACGGCTGGCGGTCGACGCAGACGAGCTGGAATGGGAGAAGGGCGCCCTGATGCGTGGGCTGGCGAAGTTACCGGTGTCGCTGAGCTGATCCCGCCTCGAGTCCTGCTGTCGTTTCCTTTCCGAGCAAGCCGGCACGCTAGCCCGAGGCCACCAGCGCTCGGGCTAGTGCCGGCTGCGCCGAAAGATCCGTCCCGGCCAGGTCAGGAGCCTGCGCACCCCATTCTCGAGCCGGGTCCGGGCGATGGTGACCGTCAGCGTCGTGGTGGCAACGGACACGGCCATTCCGATCAGGCGGTTGACCGTGAATTTCAACAGCGAGTTCATTCGAGAGTTCCGCACAAGCGTTTGAGCGTTGCGCCGCAACACCCGGATGGTCTGATTGCGCTGGGGCATCCTTTCCAGGATGTCGTAGGGACCGGATTTCAGGACTCGCTCGGTCTCGGCGCGTAGGTCGCTGGTCATGGTTTTCTCGGCGGCCAGGATGGCGTCGGCCAGCTTCCTTCGCAGATCCTCGCATCTGTCGG harbors:
- a CDS encoding ATP-binding cassette domain-containing protein yields the protein MSVLGLAQALWLLVAALGLALSVRYAGVPMLGQSAFVAVGGYGVALLGPGGAGLPLGVAAGLAVLLAAAAGYLTALGTARLDGGYVALATWTLAWLAQRVLIAFPELFGGAEGITRSAPPELVSRTLGIQLTLTDRINLGLAAGTCLLVLAALYRLGRGPAALDLTGLRESPELTASLGIAVAARRRAVITATAAFGGVAGVGSTVLLGVISPADVSPLLSLELLAAVLLGGVLLGGAAPWFSPVLGVAVLAMLPGGPLSLTGPGVLAGAPWRAVLTALLLLAVVAALARRPAGSPMRGWPPSAEPAPPRIRPGVRLELDHASVSYAGVTALDDVSLTLRGGQVHALIGPNGSGKSTLLAVLAGDLDAGSVRLDGVPRRARSAPDRVRAGVVRTPQQASVLAGLSTAQEVALGARGGAVWPQAVVRHLFGTPRSRLQTDQLRATAAGVLNVLGLGWIADLDPARLTTGERQLLQLARAVATGAPVLLFDEPAAGMTAAERGVLRRVLRDLADGGAAVLIVEHDLRLVAAVADQVTVLDAGRVLATGEAASVRADPAVRQALLGPG
- a CDS encoding branched-chain amino acid ABC transporter permease, with amino-acid sequence MVSGVLLQVVLAGLAQGAVLGLVALGFSLVAGTARILPFAHGDIAVGAIFIAVLAVVGQTPTAARLGAAPSIVLVLLSLAAGVLLSGLVAGLVVLPHLSGPDGARRRLSPLSWIAGGLAAGLLLRAVLGFFLPQQAYALPDPLRIDALTPGGLLRLPGGSTVTVRAVCVLAIGLAVGLLVEAVLVRSRFGMSLRAVADDQVGAALCGVSARRVVFGAFLVAGLLAGLAGVLAAPGRALSVDDGALLGLYAAAAAVLGGVGSLRGALAAGLVVGTVQALAGYAFGTGFYDLAPLVLLLAVLVLRPPVGRAQALSLARTSRTSSAARASSTAGR
- a CDS encoding cytochrome P450, which encodes MSVDSSQAIEELPKEFMQNPYEILARLRAAGPAHPVVFPHGAKVWLVTRYADVRQLLTDPRVSKDGLRANELFARHSGMETDEDEPGSIGVNDELTRHMLNSDPPRHTRLRSLVNQGLTPKRMEDSRPRLERAADELLDALDDGRPVVDLVAEFTKPMTITTICDVLGVPPQDKPLFHRWAAELVGAGQPAAVVEAASNNIIEYAKASIESKRVTPDDDMLSALVRGREVGDRLTSDELVGMFFLLTMAGHVTSMHSLTNAIHSLLTHPDELAKLRADMSLMRVAVDELLRFDSGVAVGTFRFTKEAITLGEVTIPAGEILALSMHSAHRDSSRYPDADRLDINRCPHSTLSFGHGTHYCVGAPLAKIQLEVSLTKLLTRFPDLRLAVDADELEWEKGALMRGLAKLPVSLS